One Gaiellales bacterium DNA window includes the following coding sequences:
- a CDS encoding MarR family transcriptional regulator, which translates to MLTTSDPVTTANRLRPVLLQLNRHLRRELGPLGITGGQAALLHQVRKHPGIGVRDLAKREGVSAAAMSTALTRLEDAGLLRRTRANADRRRVGLELTADGLRVLRSARSRRTAWLAARLKRLNAEQLEAIEQAIGPLERLLDEEPA; encoded by the coding sequence ATGCTAACGACTTCGGACCCGGTCACGACGGCGAATCGCCTGCGCCCCGTCCTCCTGCAGCTGAACCGCCACCTGCGCCGGGAGCTGGGCCCACTCGGCATCACCGGCGGGCAGGCGGCGCTGCTGCACCAGGTTCGCAAGCACCCGGGCATCGGCGTGCGCGATCTCGCCAAACGCGAGGGCGTCAGCGCCGCGGCCATGTCGACCGCGCTGACACGCCTCGAGGACGCCGGCCTGCTGCGCCGGACGCGCGCGAACGCCGACCGCCGCCGCGTCGGGCTCGAGCTGACCGCCGACGGCCTCCGCGTCCTTCGCTCGGCCCGTTCGCGGCGCACCGCATGGCTGGCTGCGCGCCTCAAGCGGCTGAACGCCGAGCAGCTCGAGGCGATCGAGCAGGCGATCGGCCCGCTCGAACGCCTGCTCGACGAGGAGCCGGCGTGA
- a CDS encoding permease, giving the protein MGYVLSQIGTALQDAFLMAWEVWWALVLGFAISAAVQAWVPRGRIESALSGAGPRPVGLATLLGAASSSCSYAAVAIGKSLFQKGASAASALAFQFASTNLVWELGLVLWVLIGWQFTAAEYLGGLVMIGLMTALLRVFVSPALERAAREHAQEADTGHQHHMAGEAMTLRERVTSVSAWSDVAHNFRGDWQMLWKEIATGFVLAGFVGLLGNDVFERLFVTSAPGPVSAVENAIVGPLIAVASFVCSVGNVPLAAVLWSGGISFGGVLAFIFADLIVLPILAIYRKYYGLAFTVRITALMFATMVAAALAIDALFTVAGIVPDTRPSRDDIFASVQVDYKLVLNVLATVVFAALFGLTMRRGATDPVCGMQVDRAKALHAEFGGRTFHFCSEHCRHRFLEDPERYASGAARPAGGAHGHAHAHSP; this is encoded by the coding sequence GTGGGATACGTGCTCTCGCAGATCGGCACGGCGCTGCAGGACGCGTTCCTGATGGCATGGGAGGTCTGGTGGGCGCTCGTGCTCGGCTTCGCGATCTCGGCGGCGGTGCAGGCGTGGGTGCCCCGTGGCCGCATCGAGTCGGCGCTGTCCGGCGCCGGGCCCCGGCCGGTTGGGCTCGCCACACTGCTCGGCGCCGCATCCTCGTCCTGCTCCTATGCCGCGGTCGCCATCGGCAAGTCGCTCTTCCAGAAGGGCGCCTCTGCCGCATCCGCGCTCGCCTTCCAGTTTGCCTCGACGAACCTCGTCTGGGAGCTCGGCCTCGTGCTGTGGGTGCTGATCGGCTGGCAGTTCACGGCCGCCGAATACCTCGGCGGCCTGGTGATGATCGGCCTGATGACGGCGCTCCTGCGGGTCTTCGTCTCGCCGGCCCTCGAACGCGCCGCGCGCGAGCACGCGCAGGAGGCCGACACCGGCCATCAACACCACATGGCGGGCGAGGCGATGACCCTTCGCGAGCGGGTGACGAGCGTGTCCGCCTGGTCGGACGTGGCGCACAACTTCCGCGGCGACTGGCAGATGCTGTGGAAGGAGATCGCCACCGGGTTCGTGCTCGCCGGCTTCGTCGGGCTGCTCGGCAACGACGTCTTCGAGCGGCTGTTCGTGACCAGCGCACCGGGCCCGGTCAGCGCCGTCGAGAACGCGATCGTCGGCCCCCTCATCGCGGTCGCGAGCTTCGTCTGCTCGGTGGGAAACGTGCCGCTTGCGGCGGTGCTGTGGTCGGGCGGGATCAGCTTCGGCGGTGTGCTGGCCTTCATCTTCGCCGACCTGATCGTGCTGCCGATCCTCGCGATCTACCGGAAGTACTACGGCCTGGCGTTCACGGTGCGGATCACGGCGCTCATGTTCGCGACGATGGTCGCCGCGGCGCTCGCCATCGACGCGCTGTTCACGGTCGCGGGCATCGTGCCGGACACGCGGCCGAGCCGCGACGACATCTTCGCCTCCGTCCAGGTGGACTACAAGCTGGTGCTGAACGTGCTGGCGACCGTCGTCTTCGCGGCGCTGTTCGGGCTGACCATGCGGCGCGGGGCAACCGACCCGGTGTGCGGCATGCAGGTCGACAGAGCCAAGGCGCTGCACGCGGAGTTCGGCGGCCGGACGTTCCACTTCTGCTCCGAGCACTGCCGGCACCGGTTCCTCGAGGATCCCGAGCGCTACGCGTCGGGCGCCGCGCGCCCCGCGGGCGGCGCCCACGGCCACGCGCACGCGCACTCGCCGTGA
- a CDS encoding MFS transporter — translation MTAALLRANRRTFASLRRHRNYRLFFSGQVVSVSGTWMQNIATAWLVLELSHSPLTVGLLALCQFLPFTLLGLFAGVVVDRLDARRAVIWTQVVSMAIAGLLAGLTLAGVVTTWEVLALAAMRGTVLVLDAPARQALTFEMVGRDELPNAVALNSSLFNAARVVGPALGGVVVATAGAGMCFALNTVSFAAVLAGLLLMRTDELFPRNANEERPTLLRGTGEAFRYVRRTPPVLLALLIVTVVSTFSFNFNVLLPVMARQTLAGGPEVFGVLTAFFGLGALTGALISASLGRASWPVLLVGTGMFGASQLLLAPVATLAPASVLLFLTGASFTLWTSNANSLLQLRAPDHLRGRVIGLYYFAFNGAGPLGGLMAGWLAARGGTEAAYLVSGAASVAMTLIAGARLRDEVPAAIMRHWPVRAR, via the coding sequence GTGACCGCCGCTCTGCTGCGCGCGAACCGCCGGACGTTTGCGAGCCTTCGCCGCCACCGCAACTACCGCCTCTTCTTCTCCGGTCAGGTGGTCTCGGTCAGCGGCACGTGGATGCAGAACATCGCCACCGCCTGGCTCGTGCTCGAGCTGTCGCACTCACCGCTGACCGTTGGCCTGCTCGCACTGTGCCAGTTCCTTCCGTTCACCCTGCTCGGGCTGTTCGCGGGCGTCGTCGTCGACCGGCTCGACGCCCGCCGGGCGGTGATCTGGACGCAGGTCGTCTCGATGGCGATCGCCGGGCTGCTCGCCGGCCTCACCCTGGCCGGCGTCGTGACGACGTGGGAGGTGCTGGCGCTGGCCGCCATGCGAGGGACGGTGCTCGTGCTCGACGCACCCGCCCGCCAGGCGCTCACCTTCGAGATGGTGGGCCGCGACGAGCTGCCGAATGCCGTGGCGCTCAACTCCAGCCTGTTCAACGCAGCCCGCGTGGTCGGCCCGGCGCTCGGCGGGGTGGTCGTCGCGACGGCCGGGGCCGGCATGTGCTTTGCGCTGAACACCGTCAGCTTCGCCGCCGTGCTGGCCGGGCTCCTGCTGATGCGCACCGACGAGCTGTTCCCCCGCAATGCGAACGAGGAGCGTCCGACCCTGCTCCGGGGCACGGGCGAAGCGTTTCGCTACGTGCGGCGAACGCCACCCGTGCTGCTCGCGCTGCTGATCGTCACGGTCGTCAGCACCTTCTCGTTCAACTTCAACGTGCTGCTGCCGGTCATGGCGCGCCAGACGCTGGCCGGAGGGCCGGAGGTGTTCGGCGTCCTGACCGCTTTCTTCGGGCTCGGCGCGCTGACCGGCGCGCTGATCTCCGCGTCGCTCGGCCGTGCCAGCTGGCCGGTGCTGCTGGTGGGGACCGGCATGTTCGGCGCCTCGCAGCTCCTGCTGGCGCCCGTCGCCACACTTGCGCCGGCGTCGGTGCTCCTGTTCCTCACCGGCGCGTCCTTCACGCTCTGGACGTCCAACGCGAACTCGCTCCTGCAGCTCCGCGCGCCGGACCACCTGCGAGGTCGCGTCATCGGCCTCTACTACTTCGCCTTCAACGGCGCCGGCCCGCTGGGCGGGTTGATGGCGGGATGGCTGGCGGCGCGCGGCGGCACCGAGGCGGCGTACCTCGTCTCCGGCGCTGCGTCGGTCGCGATGACGCTGATCGCCGGCGCGCGGCTGCGGGACGAGGTGCCTGCCGCGATCATGCGGCACTGGCCCGTCCGGGCACGCTGA
- a CDS encoding VOC family protein has protein sequence MFDHVTLRVSDRGESERFYDTVLGELGIDRSGEGEGFTEWSDFSVAAASRAAPVTRRLHVGFAAPTQEHVDAFWTAGTSAGYMDDGRPGPRPRYGDDYYGGFLRDPDGNSVEAVHHDTLRRGGAIDHVWIRVDDLQRSRRFYETVAPYGGFRMAGERPDRVRFAGESGSFSIVDGRPTEGLHLAFAADGPEPVERFHRELLAAGYEDNGGPGERPQYHPGYYAAFVRGPDGANIEIVHHAGR, from the coding sequence GTGTTCGATCACGTGACGCTGCGCGTGTCCGACCGCGGGGAGTCGGAGCGCTTCTACGACACGGTGCTCGGCGAGCTGGGCATCGACCGGAGCGGCGAGGGCGAGGGGTTCACCGAGTGGAGCGACTTCTCGGTGGCCGCGGCGTCCCGGGCGGCGCCGGTGACGCGCCGCCTGCACGTCGGCTTCGCGGCGCCCACGCAGGAGCACGTCGACGCCTTCTGGACGGCCGGCACGTCGGCCGGATACATGGACGACGGTCGTCCGGGACCGCGCCCGCGATATGGCGACGACTACTACGGCGGCTTCCTGCGCGACCCCGACGGCAACAGCGTGGAGGCGGTGCACCACGACACGCTGCGCCGCGGCGGCGCGATCGACCACGTCTGGATCCGCGTGGATGACCTTCAGCGGTCGCGGCGGTTCTACGAGACGGTGGCCCCGTACGGCGGCTTCCGGATGGCCGGCGAGCGCCCCGACCGCGTTCGCTTCGCGGGCGAGAGCGGCTCGTTCTCGATCGTCGACGGCCGTCCCACCGAGGGCCTGCACCTGGCGTTCGCGGCGGACGGCCCGGAACCGGTCGAGCGGTTCCACCGCGAGCTGCTGGCGGCGGGGTACGAGGACAACGGCGGCCCGGGCGAGCGGCCGCAGTACCACCCCGGCTACTACGCCGCGTTCGTGCGCGGTCCCGACGGCGCCAACATCGAGATCGTGCATCACGCCGGCCGCTGA
- a CDS encoding metalloregulator ArsR/SmtB family transcription factor: MTHGELLHIDEEDGLRLRAARPPVHLSERRADAYRALGDPTRLTLAMALDGEVELCVCDLSWIVQRAQNLVSHHMKVLKAGGIVRSRKDGKMTMYSLTDRGRALLAAAPEDA, from the coding sequence GTGACCCACGGCGAGCTCCTGCACATCGACGAGGAGGACGGCCTCCGGCTCCGGGCGGCGCGACCGCCCGTTCACCTGTCCGAGCGGCGTGCGGACGCCTACCGGGCGCTCGGCGACCCAACCCGCCTGACGCTCGCGATGGCGCTGGACGGAGAGGTCGAGCTGTGCGTGTGCGACCTCTCCTGGATCGTCCAGCGGGCGCAGAACCTGGTCTCCCACCACATGAAGGTGCTCAAGGCCGGGGGCATCGTCCGGTCGCGCAAGGACGGCAAGATGACGATGTACTCGCTGACCGACCGCGGGAGAGCCCTGCTGGCCGCGGCGCCCGAGGACGCCTGA
- a CDS encoding M3 family oligoendopeptidase, with the protein MSTVQAAGVHWDLTPLFESPQAARQAIGPALERAQAFESAWRGRMAAVTAAELAEALQELGSIENELSRIASYAMLRKSVDVTSEENRDLGAAVDTAVVQAQNALRFFELEWLALDDDRARDLAGSPELERDRHFLEAQRRYRTHVLTEPEERALGERNPAAVSAWQTLYAQTTSTIEVPFDSGDGPEPHTIDRLLAYVHDGRRDVRLAALDTLYAALEQPAPVLAHCYDALVGDRLVLDRLRSYGDDPMAQTHLDNELDADVVRAMMDAVEQRYPIAQRWFRAKATLLGLDTLELADQYAPVGEARGVSYDEGRSLVDAAFDGFSPRVREIAEAFFTDNRVDAEPRAGKRGGAFCAPVAQDAKPYVLLNYTDTMNDVLTIAHEFGHGMHFQLSHAAQSPHSAHTGLALAEVPSTFAEFVAYDHLLAHEDDPQTRMALTAARSEANFATVFRQTVLARYEQRAYAVRAESQALTADRLSEIWIEQNRLYYGDSMRLPEGYRLGWSYIPHFISTRFYTYAYVFAKLVALALYGVWRERGEEFVPGYLEFLSAGASAAPADLLERLGVDLRGGEVWDIAFGELERMVESAESEAGAA; encoded by the coding sequence GTGAGCACGGTGCAGGCTGCAGGCGTCCACTGGGATCTCACCCCGCTGTTCGAGTCGCCGCAGGCCGCGCGGCAGGCCATCGGCCCCGCGCTCGAGCGGGCGCAGGCCTTCGAGTCGGCGTGGCGCGGGCGCATGGCGGCGGTCACCGCGGCCGAGCTGGCCGAAGCCCTGCAGGAGCTGGGCAGCATCGAGAACGAGCTCTCGCGGATCGCGTCCTACGCCATGCTGAGGAAGTCGGTCGACGTGACCAGCGAGGAGAACCGAGACCTCGGCGCGGCCGTCGACACGGCGGTGGTGCAGGCGCAGAACGCGCTTCGCTTCTTCGAGCTGGAGTGGCTCGCGCTCGACGACGACCGTGCCCGCGATCTGGCCGGGTCGCCTGAGCTGGAGCGTGACCGCCACTTCCTCGAGGCCCAGCGGCGATACCGCACGCACGTCCTGACCGAGCCCGAGGAGCGCGCGCTGGGCGAGCGCAACCCGGCCGCGGTCTCGGCGTGGCAGACGCTCTACGCGCAGACGACGTCGACGATCGAGGTGCCGTTCGACAGCGGCGACGGCCCCGAGCCGCACACCATCGACCGCCTGCTCGCCTACGTGCACGACGGCCGGCGGGACGTCCGGCTCGCCGCCCTGGACACGCTGTACGCGGCGCTCGAGCAGCCCGCGCCCGTGCTGGCGCACTGCTACGACGCGCTCGTCGGAGACCGGCTCGTGCTCGACCGGCTTCGCAGCTACGGGGACGATCCGATGGCGCAGACGCACCTCGACAACGAGCTGGACGCCGACGTCGTCCGCGCGATGATGGACGCCGTCGAGCAGCGATACCCGATCGCGCAGCGGTGGTTCCGGGCGAAGGCGACGCTGCTCGGGCTCGACACGCTCGAGCTGGCCGACCAGTATGCGCCCGTCGGCGAGGCGCGAGGCGTCAGCTACGACGAGGGCCGATCGCTCGTGGATGCGGCGTTCGACGGCTTCTCCCCGCGCGTCCGTGAGATCGCCGAGGCGTTCTTCACGGACAACCGAGTGGACGCCGAGCCGCGCGCGGGCAAGCGCGGAGGCGCCTTCTGCGCGCCGGTCGCGCAGGACGCGAAGCCGTACGTGCTCCTGAACTACACCGACACGATGAACGACGTGCTGACGATCGCCCACGAGTTCGGCCACGGGATGCACTTCCAGCTGTCGCACGCGGCCCAGTCGCCCCACTCCGCGCACACCGGCCTGGCGCTCGCAGAGGTGCCCTCGACGTTCGCCGAGTTCGTCGCCTACGACCACCTGCTGGCGCACGAGGACGACCCGCAGACGCGGATGGCGCTCACAGCCGCCCGCTCGGAGGCGAACTTCGCGACGGTGTTCCGGCAGACCGTCCTCGCCCGGTACGAACAGCGCGCCTACGCCGTGCGGGCCGAGTCGCAGGCCCTGACCGCCGACCGGCTGAGCGAGATCTGGATCGAGCAGAACCGCCTCTACTACGGCGACAGCATGCGGCTGCCGGAGGGCTACAGGCTGGGCTGGTCCTACATCCCCCACTTCATCTCGACGCGCTTCTACACCTACGCGTACGTGTTCGCCAAGCTGGTGGCCCTGGCGCTGTACGGCGTCTGGCGCGAGCGTGGCGAGGAGTTCGTGCCCGGCTACCTCGAGTTCCTCTCGGCGGGCGCCTCCGCCGCTCCGGCCGACCTGCTCGAGCGGCTCGGCGTGGACCTCCGGGGCGGCGAGGTCTGGGACATCGCGTTCGGTGAGCTCGAGCGGATGGTCGAGTCCGCGGAGTCCGAGGCCGGCGCGGCCTGA
- a CDS encoding PAS domain S-box protein — MTDANVMQRLLEGQDEVLAGVASGSPSGPLVDSIARLVEECVPGTLCSVLLVDRESGTLRHAAAPSLPHAYVAAIDGAAIGPAAGPCGTAALTGEPVFVRDVATDPICPDRRDAAAAAGLAACWSVPVKVGDEVVAVVAAYSRDPRDATDADRVLMERCAALLAVVLRREADLRHRAAVEGRYRMLIEEMPVVAYESATDGSIRLFVSPQIEPVLGFTSQQVVSGEATKAWREMLHPDDRDAVAEDWEHARVEGRTWDREYRMVRPDGETVWVRNVDMVVRDEHGRPTGRQGVVFDVTSRVDTVNALRDAEHRWRTLVERLPAVTYIDGLDHEPSYASPQIQQLVGMTPEQWLERWEECIHPDDRDRVVANYHDHVRSGEAFEIEFRVLHPDGGVRWVSDRAAPVQSVAGGRTLFQGLLFDVTAQKVAENAVRESERRFREMLETVQLIAVITEIDGSVSFCNDHFVSLSGYRADEVLGRNWEELFVPEADRDDRTFFRELSEGRVVQHEITRMWTRAGEVRTISWSSTPLRDATGRVVAAASIGEDVTDRLRAEQALRESEERRRLVMAEMLRTAEEERTRIATELHDDTVQIMTATLMSLDRLTKAIERGTDEHVTASIATARSTLAAAVERTRRLMFELRPPLLESQGLDPALRDLAATAAAEVGFEVSASIEVGRYPEAVETLAYRTAQEAIANARKHAGARRLGLTLVEDAGQLRGEVRDDGRGFDVLQALDRRANRMHMGLDTMIERVRMAGGEIAVESAEGDGTTVRFCIPAA; from the coding sequence GTGACGGACGCGAACGTCATGCAGCGTCTCCTCGAGGGGCAGGACGAGGTGCTCGCGGGCGTCGCCTCGGGCTCACCGTCCGGGCCGCTGGTCGACTCGATCGCGCGCCTGGTCGAGGAGTGCGTTCCCGGCACGCTGTGCTCCGTGCTGCTCGTCGACCGTGAGAGCGGCACGCTGCGCCACGCCGCGGCGCCGAGCCTGCCACATGCCTACGTCGCGGCGATCGACGGCGCGGCGATCGGCCCGGCGGCCGGCCCCTGCGGCACAGCGGCGCTGACCGGTGAGCCGGTGTTCGTCCGCGACGTCGCCACCGACCCGATCTGCCCGGACCGGCGCGACGCGGCCGCGGCGGCCGGCCTCGCCGCCTGCTGGTCCGTCCCGGTCAAGGTCGGCGACGAGGTGGTCGCAGTCGTGGCCGCGTACAGCCGGGATCCGCGGGACGCGACGGACGCGGACCGCGTGCTCATGGAGCGGTGCGCAGCGCTGCTGGCGGTCGTGCTGCGGCGGGAGGCGGACCTCCGCCATCGCGCCGCGGTCGAGGGCCGCTACCGCATGCTGATCGAGGAGATGCCGGTGGTCGCCTACGAGAGTGCGACGGACGGGTCGATCCGGCTGTTCGTGAGCCCACAGATCGAGCCGGTGCTCGGGTTCACCTCGCAGCAGGTGGTGAGCGGCGAGGCCACCAAGGCCTGGCGGGAGATGCTTCACCCCGACGACCGCGACGCCGTGGCCGAGGACTGGGAGCACGCGCGGGTCGAGGGCCGGACCTGGGACCGGGAATACCGGATGGTGCGTCCGGACGGCGAGACCGTCTGGGTGCGGAACGTCGACATGGTCGTCCGAGACGAGCACGGCCGGCCGACGGGGCGCCAGGGCGTGGTCTTCGACGTCACGTCCCGGGTGGACACCGTCAACGCGCTGCGGGACGCCGAGCATCGCTGGCGCACGCTGGTCGAGCGGCTGCCTGCCGTCACCTACATCGACGGCCTCGATCACGAGCCGAGCTACGCGAGCCCACAGATCCAGCAGCTGGTCGGGATGACGCCGGAGCAGTGGCTGGAGCGGTGGGAGGAGTGCATCCACCCGGACGACCGCGACCGCGTGGTGGCGAACTACCACGACCACGTGCGGAGCGGCGAGGCGTTCGAGATCGAGTTCCGGGTGCTTCACCCGGACGGCGGCGTCCGCTGGGTCAGCGATCGCGCCGCGCCCGTGCAGAGCGTCGCAGGCGGCAGGACGCTCTTCCAGGGCCTCCTGTTCGACGTGACGGCGCAGAAGGTCGCTGAGAACGCGGTGCGCGAGTCCGAGCGCCGGTTCCGCGAGATGCTCGAGACGGTGCAGCTGATCGCCGTGATCACCGAGATCGACGGCAGCGTCAGCTTCTGCAACGACCACTTCGTCAGCCTCAGCGGCTACCGCGCGGACGAGGTGCTCGGCCGTAACTGGGAGGAGCTGTTCGTGCCGGAGGCCGACCGGGACGACAGGACGTTCTTCCGCGAGCTGTCCGAGGGGCGCGTGGTGCAGCACGAGATCACGCGCATGTGGACGCGAGCGGGGGAGGTGCGCACGATCTCGTGGAGCAGCACGCCGCTTCGGGACGCCACCGGGCGGGTGGTCGCCGCGGCCAGCATCGGCGAGGACGTGACCGATCGCCTGCGGGCGGAGCAGGCGCTGCGCGAGAGCGAGGAGCGGCGGCGCCTCGTGATGGCCGAGATGCTGCGGACCGCAGAGGAGGAGCGGACGCGGATCGCGACGGAGCTCCACGATGACACCGTGCAGATCATGACCGCGACGCTGATGTCGCTCGACCGCCTGACGAAGGCGATCGAGCGCGGCACCGACGAGCACGTCACCGCGTCGATCGCAACGGCGCGCTCGACCCTGGCCGCGGCCGTGGAGCGCACGCGCCGGCTCATGTTCGAGCTGCGCCCGCCGCTGCTCGAGAGCCAGGGGCTCGACCCTGCGCTGCGCGACCTGGCCGCGACGGCGGCGGCCGAGGTCGGCTTCGAGGTGTCGGCGTCGATCGAGGTGGGGCGCTACCCCGAGGCGGTGGAGACGCTGGCGTACCGCACCGCGCAGGAGGCGATCGCAAACGCGCGCAAGCATGCGGGAGCAAGGCGCCTCGGGCTGACGCTGGTCGAGGACGCCGGGCAGCTCCGCGGCGAGGTGCGCGACGACGGCCGCGGGTTCGACGTGCTGCAGGCGCTCGACCGGCGGGCGAACCGGATGCACATGGGCCTCGACACGATGATCGAGCGGGTGCGGATGGCCGGCGGCGAGATCGCCGTCGAGTCGGCTGAGGGGGACGGCACCACGGTCCGGTTCTGCATCCCCGCCGCTTGA
- a CDS encoding NHL repeat-containing protein produces the protein MALEGTHVCARPSARRRRRVVCLAWAGLLLLAAAPAFGATSTFNATVTAGGTAVRTHPFAVTSPGPVTATLDWTDASANLTLALVNPSGATVATGTGTKPRSLTYNAPSAGTYKLRVKAVSGSSAYTASATYTGAPPFQRFVPTDPTRAGHAEIYPSGLDVGPDGTVYVADTGGDQVQAYAANGALLWTTGSRGTKTLGRFNNPRDVAYAVVGGQPTLFVDDTGYNRVQVLDATTGRALSAWAFRFPSTLGISVGVDGSGTPIVLVAEDSQNRIQTFDTSGNLLQTVTGSFGGKALLGPRDAATDSNGNIYVADYGNDRIVKFSPSGGVLTAWGSHGSADGQFLRPYGVDVDSSDHVYVADSDNERIQEFDTTGGHIANFGQAGLGASDFQQLRRVAVGPGAAPDVYGADLWTFKVVELDSTGASVRVFGNVPPADGQFNEPSGMAFDGAGHMFVADAVNQRIQRFIAATGGYDLKWGQRGWGSGVKDGFNWPRDITYASSTATLWVADTKNNRMVEFATDGTPTGRKFGLAGTGATAMNWPYGVASLGGDLIVADTFNNRVERWTPPATPPVKPVAGTVDWSQNIADGIAFKAPYDVAVSGGNVYVADATNKRIVVLDAATGDVVQTFGSANLHQPQGVAVDPDTGNIWVADTSFNRVVEFTGTGSFVLAFGRAGVGPGQFNKPTHIAVDGGLLYVADTWNDRVQVFSLG, from the coding sequence ATGGCTCTGGAGGGAACTCATGTGTGCGCCCGGCCGAGCGCGCGGCGCCGTCGCCGCGTCGTCTGCCTCGCATGGGCGGGGCTGCTGCTCCTGGCCGCGGCGCCGGCCTTCGGCGCGACGTCCACGTTCAACGCCACCGTGACGGCGGGTGGCACCGCCGTGCGGACGCACCCGTTCGCCGTGACGTCGCCCGGCCCGGTGACCGCGACGCTCGACTGGACGGACGCGTCGGCCAACCTGACGCTCGCGCTGGTCAATCCGAGCGGTGCGACGGTCGCGACCGGCACGGGCACGAAGCCGCGGTCGCTCACCTACAACGCCCCCTCCGCGGGCACCTACAAGCTGCGCGTTAAGGCGGTGAGCGGCAGCTCCGCGTACACGGCCTCGGCCACGTACACGGGGGCGCCGCCGTTCCAGCGCTTCGTTCCGACCGATCCCACACGGGCCGGCCACGCCGAGATCTACCCGTCCGGCCTCGATGTCGGCCCCGACGGCACCGTGTACGTGGCCGATACGGGAGGCGATCAGGTGCAGGCGTACGCCGCGAACGGCGCCTTGCTGTGGACGACCGGCAGCCGCGGCACCAAGACGCTCGGGCGCTTCAACAACCCGCGCGACGTCGCGTACGCCGTCGTCGGCGGCCAGCCCACGCTGTTCGTCGACGACACCGGGTACAACCGCGTGCAGGTGCTCGACGCGACGACCGGCAGGGCGCTCTCGGCCTGGGCGTTTCGCTTCCCGTCGACGCTCGGCATCAGCGTCGGCGTCGACGGCTCGGGGACCCCGATCGTGCTGGTCGCCGAGGATTCGCAGAACAGGATCCAGACGTTCGACACCAGCGGCAACCTGCTCCAGACCGTCACCGGCAGCTTCGGCGGCAAGGCGCTCCTGGGCCCGCGGGACGCGGCGACGGACTCGAACGGCAACATCTACGTGGCCGACTATGGCAACGACCGCATCGTCAAGTTCTCCCCGAGCGGCGGCGTCCTCACCGCCTGGGGCTCCCATGGGTCGGCCGACGGCCAGTTCCTGCGGCCCTACGGCGTCGACGTGGACAGCTCCGACCACGTCTATGTTGCCGACTCCGACAACGAGCGGATCCAGGAGTTCGACACGACGGGCGGCCACATCGCGAACTTCGGCCAGGCCGGCCTGGGCGCGAGCGACTTCCAGCAGCTGCGCCGCGTGGCGGTCGGGCCCGGCGCGGCGCCCGACGTGTACGGCGCCGACCTGTGGACGTTCAAGGTCGTCGAGCTCGACTCGACGGGAGCTTCCGTGCGCGTGTTCGGCAACGTCCCGCCCGCCGACGGCCAGTTCAACGAGCCGTCGGGGATGGCATTCGACGGCGCCGGCCACATGTTCGTGGCGGACGCCGTCAACCAGCGGATCCAGCGGTTCATCGCGGCCACCGGGGGCTACGACCTGAAGTGGGGCCAGCGCGGCTGGGGCAGCGGCGTCAAGGATGGGTTCAACTGGCCGCGCGACATCACGTATGCCTCGTCGACGGCCACGCTCTGGGTCGCCGACACGAAGAACAACCGGATGGTCGAGTTCGCGACGGACGGGACGCCCACCGGGCGCAAGTTCGGGCTGGCCGGCACGGGCGCGACCGCCATGAACTGGCCCTACGGCGTCGCGTCCCTTGGCGGCGACCTGATCGTCGCGGACACCTTCAACAACCGCGTCGAGCGCTGGACGCCCCCGGCGACCCCACCGGTCAAGCCCGTCGCCGGCACGGTGGACTGGTCGCAGAACATCGCCGACGGCATCGCGTTCAAGGCGCCGTATGACGTGGCGGTCTCAGGCGGGAACGTCTACGTCGCCGATGCGACCAACAAGCGCATCGTCGTGCTCGACGCGGCGACCGGCGATGTGGTGCAGACGTTCGGCTCGGCGAACCTCCACCAGCCCCAGGGCGTCGCCGTCGATCCGGACACGGGCAACATCTGGGTCGCGGACACGAGCTTCAACCGGGTGGTCGAGTTCACCGGTACGGGCTCGTTCGTGCTCGCGTTCGGAAGGGCGGGCGTCGGCCCGGGGCAGTTCAACAAGCCGACCCACATCGCGGTCGACGGCGGCCTGCTCTACGTCGCCGACACCTGGAACGACCGCGTCCAGGTGTTCTCGCTGGGGTAG
- a CDS encoding MarR family transcriptional regulator, producing the protein MAVSAQTPAHPFTEAEAAAWVGFLRSHATLVRELDATLSEAHGMPLSSYEVLLRLSREPEGRQRMSDLADSVWLSRSGITRLIDRLERDGLVERRACASDARGSFAVITDEGRRRLDAARATHVADVRERFLSRFDRDEQAQLAEFWSRLG; encoded by the coding sequence ATGGCGGTTTCGGCCCAGACACCGGCGCACCCGTTCACCGAGGCGGAGGCAGCGGCGTGGGTCGGATTCCTTCGCAGCCACGCCACGCTGGTACGCGAGCTCGATGCCACGCTGAGCGAGGCGCACGGGATGCCGCTCAGCTCCTACGAGGTGCTCCTGCGTCTCTCGCGCGAGCCGGAGGGACGCCAGCGCATGAGCGACCTCGCCGATTCGGTGTGGCTCAGCCGCAGCGGCATCACCCGGCTGATCGACCGGCTCGAGCGCGACGGGCTGGTGGAGCGGCGCGCATGTGCGTCGGATGCCCGCGGCTCCTTCGCCGTCATCACGGACGAGGGCAGGCGCCGGCTGGACGCCGCGCGTGCAACGCACGTCGCCGACGTCCGCGAGCGCTTCCTCTCCCGCTTCGACCGAGATGAGCAGGCGCAGCTTGCGGAGTTCTGGTCGCGCCTCGGGTAG